One window from the genome of Ensifer canadensis encodes:
- a CDS encoding MFS transporter, with product MVMSSITSGVEASDRKQVIAGRRAVVAASVGNALEWYDFIIYALFAVYIAQNFFPGGDQTTELVKAFIAFGLGFIIRPLGAVLIGVYADRAGRKAALTLTIMIMALGTLVIAAAPTYAAIGIGAPLLLLVGRMLQGFSAGGELGGAAAFLVEHAPEGKKGKYASWLQGSMAISNILAALVAFSVTALLTQQQIGEWGWRLPFLVGLLIAPVGIWMRRTLDETPHFREEIARQNKSGVTERLPLKAAFVEFWRELLKGTGMCVLWGVSTYTLVIFMPIYIQRSFGMSGSDTFLASLIGNVFMLISCVVAGSLSDVVGRKKMLVVAAIILATAVHPLLWLLHMSSTLPTLIFVQTAFCIMVGLYVGVAPSALSEIFPTRVRSTGMSLAYNTATTIFGGFAPAILTWLSQGGGIYAPAWYMTAAAACALLAIATLKRPVG from the coding sequence ATTGTCATGAGCAGCATCACATCTGGGGTGGAGGCCTCAGATCGCAAACAGGTCATCGCTGGACGCCGGGCTGTTGTCGCGGCATCGGTCGGAAACGCGCTTGAATGGTACGACTTCATCATCTACGCGTTGTTCGCCGTCTATATAGCCCAGAACTTCTTTCCTGGGGGCGACCAGACGACGGAACTCGTCAAGGCATTTATCGCGTTTGGTTTGGGCTTTATCATCCGTCCGCTGGGCGCAGTTCTGATTGGCGTCTACGCGGACCGCGCAGGGCGGAAAGCGGCCCTGACGCTGACGATCATGATCATGGCGCTTGGCACTCTCGTTATCGCCGCCGCGCCCACCTATGCCGCCATCGGGATTGGTGCGCCACTCCTCCTGTTGGTCGGCCGGATGCTTCAAGGTTTTTCCGCGGGCGGCGAACTCGGCGGTGCAGCCGCCTTTCTCGTTGAACATGCCCCTGAGGGAAAGAAGGGCAAGTACGCATCATGGCTGCAGGGAAGCATGGCAATCTCCAATATTCTCGCCGCACTTGTCGCCTTCTCGGTGACCGCTCTGCTCACGCAGCAGCAGATCGGTGAATGGGGATGGCGCCTGCCGTTTCTTGTCGGACTTCTCATCGCGCCGGTGGGTATCTGGATGCGCCGCACGCTCGATGAGACGCCGCATTTCCGCGAGGAGATTGCTCGTCAGAACAAATCCGGTGTGACCGAACGACTGCCGCTAAAGGCGGCGTTCGTGGAGTTCTGGCGGGAACTGCTCAAAGGCACGGGAATGTGTGTGCTGTGGGGTGTGTCGACCTACACGCTTGTCATCTTCATGCCGATCTATATTCAGCGCAGCTTCGGCATGAGCGGCTCGGACACCTTCCTTGCTTCCCTTATCGGCAATGTATTCATGTTGATCAGTTGCGTCGTGGCGGGAAGCTTGTCGGACGTTGTTGGACGCAAGAAGATGCTGGTCGTGGCAGCAATCATCCTTGCGACGGCGGTCCATCCGTTGCTTTGGCTCCTGCACATGTCGTCGACGCTTCCCACGCTGATCTTTGTGCAAACCGCGTTCTGCATCATGGTCGGCCTCTATGTCGGCGTGGCACCGTCGGCCCTTTCCGAGATCTTCCCGACACGCGTTCGGTCGACCGGAATGTCTCTTGCCTACAACACCGCTACGACAATCTTTGGCGGTTTCGCACCCGCCATCCTCACATGGCTCTCCCAAGGAGGAGGAATCTATGCGCCAGCCTGGTATATGACCGCAGCGGCGGCATGCGCGTTGTTGGCCATCGCCACGTTGAAGAGGCCAGTCGGGTAA
- a CDS encoding dihydroorotase, which yields MSDFDLILTGRVVDANRVRENGYVAVRDGIIERIGEGIPPASSKERHDFEDAYILPGAIDSQVHSRSQAGQEDFIWSTRAAAAGGVTTIVDMPYDDGNLICNAERLAQKALEAGQQARVDFALYGTVHPNDGPKHIAQMVGAGAAAFKFSTFGTHPERFPRIPPQTLHACFAEIARHGLAAGVHNENDEMVRAADADVQALGISDYRAHGMARPAIAEALATAEAYEIGAATGCSAHIVHCSIGRGYELCSNHRTNGFDATIEACIHYLVLDEENDVSRLGGKAKVNPPIRPRSELKAIWRHLAAGGVTVVSTDHVSWSEDRKSDPDMLKNASGAPSLEVLYSLLLDGLLLRGLSPTWAARLLAANPARLFRIGHRKGALEPGRDADIVVMAKDPRRYDPAASGHNVVGWSPYQGLEIQHRPVATFQRGHMVFDGTQVLAHPGAGKFITPSREILI from the coding sequence ATGAGTGATTTTGACTTGATCCTAACTGGCCGCGTGGTGGACGCCAATCGTGTCCGGGAGAACGGCTATGTCGCTGTGCGCGACGGCATCATCGAACGCATTGGCGAGGGTATTCCCCCAGCGTCGAGCAAGGAGCGGCACGACTTCGAAGATGCCTATATTCTTCCCGGCGCCATCGATTCACAGGTGCATTCGCGCTCGCAGGCCGGTCAGGAGGATTTCATCTGGTCGACACGCGCAGCCGCCGCCGGTGGCGTAACCACAATCGTCGATATGCCGTATGACGACGGCAATCTCATCTGCAACGCCGAGCGGCTTGCCCAAAAGGCATTGGAAGCCGGGCAACAGGCGCGCGTGGACTTTGCGCTCTACGGCACCGTCCATCCCAATGACGGGCCAAAGCATATTGCCCAGATGGTCGGCGCCGGAGCAGCTGCTTTCAAGTTCTCAACATTCGGAACACACCCAGAGCGCTTTCCGCGCATACCTCCGCAGACATTGCATGCGTGCTTCGCCGAAATTGCACGCCACGGGCTGGCTGCAGGCGTTCACAACGAGAACGATGAAATGGTGCGCGCTGCTGACGCCGACGTCCAAGCCTTGGGCATCAGCGACTATCGCGCGCATGGCATGGCAAGGCCAGCGATCGCCGAAGCACTGGCCACGGCTGAGGCATACGAGATCGGCGCTGCAACGGGTTGCTCGGCGCATATCGTGCACTGCTCGATCGGTCGTGGCTATGAGCTGTGTTCAAACCATCGGACAAACGGGTTCGATGCGACGATAGAGGCCTGTATCCACTATCTCGTGCTCGATGAGGAAAACGACGTGTCGCGCCTTGGCGGCAAGGCCAAGGTCAACCCTCCGATCAGACCGCGCAGCGAGCTCAAGGCGATCTGGCGGCACCTTGCCGCTGGCGGCGTGACTGTCGTCTCGACCGATCACGTCAGTTGGTCGGAGGATCGCAAAAGCGACCCCGACATGCTCAAGAATGCATCCGGTGCACCGAGCCTTGAAGTTCTCTACTCGCTGCTTCTCGATGGGCTCTTGCTTCGCGGGTTGAGCCCGACATGGGCCGCCCGGCTGCTCGCAGCAAATCCCGCGCGACTGTTTCGAATAGGACACCGGAAGGGAGCGCTCGAGCCGGGTCGCGATGCCGATATCGTCGTCATGGCCAAAGACCCCAGACGCTATGATCCGGCTGCAAGCGGTCATAACGTTGTTGGCTGGAGCCCGTACCAAGGGCTCGAGATCCAGCACCGCCCGGTTGCGACCTTCCAGCGGGGCCACATGGTTTTCGATGGCACGCAGGTCCTGGCTCACCCCGGAGCAGGCAAGTTCATCACGCCCTCGCGGGAGATCTTGATATGA
- a CDS encoding Zn-dependent hydrolase, translated as MDLATITEPERPYTRRSFSKLFIEGREWLARRFKEAGMTVRIDAGGNLIGRLEGSDTTAGTIIIGSHSDTVPSGGRFDGVAGVIAALEIARSLHQAGRKLRHAVEVVDFLAEEPSEFGLSCVGSRAMTGMLTGDQLDFTDPTGERLGEAIARVGGDPKRLTDAVRGDVVACFELHIEQGAVLEESRIDLGMVSAIVGIARVEIAFEGRADHAGTTPMTMRRDAGLAAAMTVSFVADRASKDALTGQGHFVATCGIVEQEPNAANVVPGASRIVVDIRAEDHSLTQYFIAALDQRTRAIAHQLGIGRPVWKVLSDSDPAQCDDTLRSMLQESAISLGLSSRTMASGAGHDTAFLTRIAPSAMVFVPCREGRSHAPEEWAERDSLAAGAAVIHDAILKFDLVTEPEQGSGEAIV; from the coding sequence ATGGACCTCGCGACGATCACCGAGCCCGAAAGACCTTACACGAGACGCTCGTTTTCGAAATTGTTCATCGAGGGGCGTGAATGGCTCGCGCGGCGCTTCAAGGAAGCGGGAATGACAGTTCGCATCGATGCGGGGGGAAACCTGATCGGAAGGCTGGAGGGCTCTGATACGACTGCCGGAACGATCATAATCGGCTCGCATTCAGACACCGTCCCATCTGGCGGTCGCTTCGACGGCGTCGCCGGCGTTATTGCTGCACTTGAGATTGCGCGGTCGCTGCACCAAGCCGGCCGAAAACTTCGTCATGCCGTCGAGGTAGTGGACTTCCTCGCCGAAGAGCCGTCCGAGTTCGGACTTTCTTGCGTGGGCAGTCGCGCAATGACCGGAATGCTGACCGGCGATCAGCTCGACTTTACGGATCCCACCGGAGAACGCCTTGGCGAAGCGATCGCGCGTGTCGGAGGTGATCCCAAGCGCTTGACCGATGCGGTCCGCGGCGATGTCGTTGCCTGCTTCGAGTTGCACATAGAGCAAGGTGCAGTGCTCGAGGAGAGCCGCATAGACCTTGGCATGGTCAGCGCTATCGTCGGAATCGCCCGGGTTGAGATCGCTTTCGAGGGCCGTGCTGACCACGCCGGCACCACACCCATGACCATGAGGCGCGATGCCGGGCTTGCCGCGGCGATGACAGTGTCTTTCGTGGCCGACAGAGCTTCCAAGGACGCATTGACCGGACAAGGACATTTCGTGGCCACCTGCGGCATCGTCGAACAAGAGCCGAACGCGGCCAATGTCGTGCCCGGCGCATCAAGGATCGTCGTAGATATCCGTGCCGAAGATCATTCGCTCACACAATACTTCATAGCCGCATTGGACCAACGCACCCGTGCGATCGCACACCAATTGGGGATCGGTCGGCCGGTCTGGAAGGTCCTCTCCGATAGCGACCCGGCTCAATGCGACGACACGCTTCGGTCGATGCTCCAAGAGAGTGCAATCTCCCTTGGTTTGTCGAGCCGGACCATGGCCTCAGGAGCCGGACACGACACGGCCTTCCTCACGAGGATCGCACCGAGCGCCATGGTCTTCGTTCCATGCCGCGAGGGTCGCAGCCACGCGCCCGAAGAGTGGGCCGAGCGCGATAGTCTTGCAGCAGGCGCCGCCGTTATCCACGACGCCATCCTAAAATTCGACCTCGTCACAGAACCAGAGCAGGGTTCGGGAGAAGCTATTGTCTAG
- a CDS encoding UbiD family decarboxylase, which translates to MSRPDQSMRSFLATLEQRGELHRVIREVDSRFEIASVLSLRDRGPAQLFEDVRGHTMPVVGNLYNNRQRYALALGIDAAELDAFCLSALRAPIKPLLVDRAPVQEVTHKPPFDVGALLPVPHWFEKEGGPYITAGVIIAKDPETRRRNVSIARLRLEGGQRMMAGIAKNHHLAQLAEKAKRLGRDLEIAIAIGNHAAVLLGSQLYLDLGDDEFDTAGALLGEPIELVRCRTVDVEVPAHAEIVIEGRLRPDDLIDEGAVSEFPGFYVYYGPGIGVDVTCITHRKSALYQAILPGYAAEHCLMGAVSIGATLTRDLQRAIPAVKRVVITDGGMGRLHAVISMRRPRLGEGKRAILLAMGCVNLLKLVIAVEDDVEPDDWQQVEWSLAARFRGHEDLIVLPGVKADRCDPVHEDLVVTKIGMVATTRPGDGEPGGRSEFVKPPSDIYESVRRQLDDY; encoded by the coding sequence TTGTCTAGACCTGATCAAAGTATGCGTAGCTTTCTCGCAACACTTGAACAGCGAGGAGAGCTGCACCGCGTAATCCGCGAGGTTGATAGCCGCTTTGAAATTGCATCCGTCCTGAGCTTGCGCGACCGCGGTCCTGCACAGCTTTTCGAGGACGTACGCGGCCACACCATGCCGGTCGTCGGCAATCTCTACAACAACAGGCAGAGGTATGCCCTCGCCCTGGGTATAGATGCCGCCGAACTCGATGCGTTCTGCCTGTCTGCGCTGCGCGCGCCGATCAAACCGCTTCTGGTTGATCGTGCCCCGGTGCAGGAGGTGACCCATAAGCCGCCCTTCGATGTGGGCGCCTTGTTGCCAGTCCCACACTGGTTCGAGAAGGAAGGTGGCCCGTACATCACAGCAGGCGTCATCATCGCGAAAGATCCGGAGACCCGCCGCCGCAACGTCTCGATTGCTCGACTCCGTCTCGAGGGTGGTCAACGCATGATGGCCGGTATCGCCAAGAACCACCATTTGGCCCAACTGGCGGAGAAGGCCAAGAGGCTAGGACGCGACCTCGAAATTGCAATCGCCATCGGCAACCACGCGGCCGTGCTTCTTGGCTCACAGCTATACCTCGACCTCGGTGATGACGAATTCGACACTGCCGGTGCGCTACTGGGCGAGCCGATCGAGCTCGTGCGATGCCGCACGGTTGACGTCGAAGTTCCAGCGCACGCCGAGATCGTTATTGAAGGGCGCTTGCGGCCCGATGACCTGATCGATGAGGGGGCGGTTTCCGAATTCCCAGGCTTCTATGTTTATTACGGACCCGGAATTGGAGTGGACGTCACCTGTATCACCCACCGTAAATCAGCGCTCTATCAGGCGATCCTGCCTGGTTATGCAGCAGAACACTGCCTCATGGGGGCGGTCTCGATTGGGGCAACGCTCACACGTGATCTGCAACGTGCCATTCCGGCCGTGAAACGCGTTGTGATCACCGACGGCGGCATGGGCCGGTTGCATGCAGTCATATCGATGCGGCGCCCGAGGCTCGGCGAAGGCAAGCGCGCTATCCTGCTTGCGATGGGGTGCGTCAATCTTCTTAAGCTCGTGATCGCCGTCGAAGACGACGTCGAGCCGGACGACTGGCAGCAGGTCGAATGGTCGCTCGCCGCACGTTTCCGCGGCCACGAGGACCTCATCGTTCTGCCCGGGGTCAAGGCCGACCGGTGCGATCCCGTTCACGAAGACCTTGTTGTCACGAAGATCGGAATGGTCGCCACAACGCGCCCCGGCGACGGCGAACCGGGTGGACGATCGGAATTCGTCAAGCCGCCTTCGGATATCTACGAAAGTGTGAGGAGGCAGCTTGATGACTACTGA
- a CDS encoding UbiX family flavin prenyltransferase has product MTTENLVPDATSASRKFVVHQPRKRFVVAITGASGHIYGIRLLDVLRELNCETHLVMSKSAMVALAYETDIKVKGIRDRADHVYSNDDVAAAISSGSFRTQGMFIAPCSAKTLGEIASGACGTLVSRAADVMLKERRRLVLMFRETPLHLGHCRNMVSVTEMGAIVMPPVPAFYSRPESVEDIIDHTVGRALDLFDLDVGVVKRWKE; this is encoded by the coding sequence ATGACTACTGAGAACCTTGTCCCAGACGCGACCAGCGCGAGCCGCAAATTTGTCGTGCATCAGCCCAGGAAGCGTTTCGTGGTGGCGATCACGGGCGCCTCCGGCCATATCTACGGCATCCGTTTGCTCGATGTGCTGCGCGAACTGAACTGCGAAACGCATCTCGTCATGTCCAAATCAGCAATGGTGGCCCTCGCTTACGAGACCGACATCAAGGTGAAGGGCATCCGGGACCGCGCCGATCATGTCTATTCCAACGACGACGTCGCGGCCGCCATATCAAGCGGCTCCTTCCGCACCCAAGGCATGTTCATTGCGCCCTGCTCGGCCAAGACATTGGGTGAAATCGCATCGGGAGCATGTGGCACCCTCGTTTCGAGAGCCGCGGATGTGATGTTGAAGGAGAGAAGGAGGCTCGTCCTCATGTTTCGTGAAACACCTCTTCATCTGGGCCATTGCCGCAATATGGTGTCGGTGACCGAGATGGGTGCGATCGTCATGCCGCCCGTGCCAGCGTTCTATTCCCGCCCTGAGAGCGTGGAAGACATAATCGACCACACCGTCGGGCGCGCGCTGGACCTCTTCGATCTGGACGTCGGCGTCGTCAAGCGCTGGAAGGAATGA
- a CDS encoding LysR family transcriptional regulator, translating into MAIRYGGDKTPYEDALLYRDDWIAVTNYERAGEPGRSLDFDALRRLLILVPPLLPAQRRLVRAYCAAHDLPEPIATAEDVGTFPYLSRETRAWAMLAPRSLVAVGASRLQLDYAVLPVELSSPVVAHVTGTAQPARTFVDHLQRVLSSPPRPVVYDPRITLRQMRYFLALMDQLNVTAAARKLHVVQPALSSQLRKLEATLGVNLFERQRTGLKPLADAHGLAGLFRDGVEACDQLVVQANRIAPGDAQKITIGVVPLATHIGPLSEALAAAISEWTGQHAAIKLQLVEAPATALHRWVEAGEISFAIVETQVSRSSQLDLRNQDRMVVVTKSVDAILPPGDVELAKCTTLPLILPSPVFGLRQLLDQAAESEGLAFAPDMEINSIAMILALVRRMRLATILPETAIQNVAHAEMFQLNPIGSPSIYRRLSIVFSTDRSLTNAERALVELLKMRLADASRQEFHASLEPG; encoded by the coding sequence GTGGCTATCCGCTACGGTGGCGATAAGACCCCTTACGAAGATGCATTGCTTTATCGCGATGATTGGATCGCTGTCACCAACTATGAACGGGCCGGCGAGCCGGGCCGCAGCCTGGACTTTGATGCACTCCGGCGGTTGCTGATCCTGGTGCCACCGCTTTTGCCGGCGCAGCGCAGACTGGTTCGCGCCTATTGCGCGGCCCATGATCTTCCCGAGCCGATCGCAACTGCCGAGGATGTTGGAACCTTTCCTTATCTCTCCCGCGAGACGCGCGCTTGGGCTATGCTTGCACCACGTAGCCTTGTCGCCGTGGGCGCTTCGCGCCTGCAGCTCGATTATGCGGTTTTGCCGGTCGAACTCAGCAGCCCTGTCGTGGCGCATGTCACAGGCACCGCGCAACCGGCGAGAACATTCGTCGACCATCTTCAGCGCGTTCTGTCTTCGCCGCCGAGACCAGTGGTCTACGACCCGCGGATCACTTTGCGGCAGATGCGCTATTTCCTGGCATTGATGGACCAGCTCAACGTTACAGCCGCCGCTCGCAAACTTCACGTCGTCCAGCCGGCATTGTCCAGCCAGTTGCGCAAGCTCGAGGCGACGCTGGGGGTCAATCTTTTTGAGCGTCAGCGGACGGGCCTGAAGCCGCTGGCAGATGCCCACGGCTTAGCGGGGCTTTTCAGAGATGGGGTTGAAGCATGCGACCAACTCGTTGTGCAGGCCAACAGGATCGCGCCCGGCGACGCTCAGAAAATAACCATTGGTGTCGTTCCTCTTGCGACGCATATCGGCCCGCTTTCGGAGGCACTTGCCGCGGCAATCAGCGAATGGACCGGCCAGCATGCGGCGATCAAGCTACAGCTGGTCGAGGCACCGGCCACAGCACTTCATCGTTGGGTGGAGGCTGGCGAGATCAGTTTCGCCATCGTTGAAACGCAGGTGTCACGATCGTCACAGCTCGATCTGCGTAATCAGGATCGGATGGTGGTGGTCACCAAATCAGTCGATGCCATTCTTCCGCCTGGCGATGTCGAATTGGCAAAGTGCACGACGCTACCGCTGATATTACCAAGTCCTGTGTTTGGTCTTCGCCAACTGCTGGACCAGGCCGCAGAGAGCGAGGGCCTGGCTTTCGCGCCTGATATGGAGATCAATTCCATTGCCATGATCCTTGCGCTCGTCCGTCGGATGCGGCTTGCGACTATCCTTCCTGAGACGGCCATCCAGAATGTAGCGCATGCCGAGATGTTTCAGCTCAACCCGATCGGTAGTCCGAGCATCTATCGGCGGTTGTCGATCGTCTTCTCGACGGACCGAAGCCTGACCAATGCGGAACGCGCGCTCGTGGAGCTTCTCAAAATGCGCTTGGCCGATGCAAGCCGACAGGAGTTTCACGCGTCGCTTGAACCGGGTTAG
- a CDS encoding ABC transporter ATP-binding protein produces MNGQEELEGKSIAVAVGNLHKRFGALEVLKGVNLNALEGEVVSMIGASGSGKSTLLRCINLLELPSQGTIEVAGEKLKLQANRDGNLHPVDHQQLRRIRTRLSMVFQGFNLWQHMTVLQNVVEAPIHVLGISRADAREKAEHLLNKVGLYEKRHQYPAYLSGGQQQRIAIARALCMDPRVMLFDEPTSALDPELVGEVLKVIRDLAEEGRTMLLVTHEMKFARDVSNHVMFLHNGIVEEQGPPERVFLHAESERCRQFLSRSH; encoded by the coding sequence GTGAACGGTCAGGAGGAGTTGGAGGGGAAATCGATCGCGGTGGCGGTCGGGAACCTGCACAAAAGGTTTGGCGCCCTGGAGGTTCTCAAAGGCGTCAATTTGAACGCATTGGAGGGCGAGGTGGTTTCGATGATCGGGGCCTCCGGATCCGGCAAGAGTACGTTGCTGCGCTGTATCAACCTACTTGAACTTCCCTCGCAGGGAACAATCGAGGTCGCCGGCGAAAAGCTGAAACTTCAAGCCAATCGCGACGGAAATCTCCACCCTGTCGATCACCAGCAGCTTCGACGCATCCGGACGCGCCTGTCCATGGTATTCCAGGGGTTCAATCTTTGGCAGCATATGACGGTTCTGCAGAATGTCGTGGAAGCGCCGATCCACGTGCTCGGCATTTCGCGAGCGGATGCGCGAGAGAAGGCGGAACACCTGCTCAACAAGGTCGGCCTTTACGAAAAGCGACACCAGTATCCGGCCTATCTCTCCGGAGGGCAGCAGCAGCGGATCGCCATCGCCCGTGCCCTATGCATGGATCCCCGTGTCATGCTTTTCGACGAACCCACGTCGGCGCTCGATCCTGAGCTCGTCGGAGAAGTCCTGAAAGTCATCCGGGACCTTGCGGAGGAGGGACGAACGATGCTTCTTGTGACCCATGAAATGAAGTTCGCCAGAGACGTTTCGAACCATGTTATGTTCCTTCACAATGGAATCGTTGAAGAACAGGGGCCACCTGAACGGGTGTTTCTGCACGCTGAGAGCGAGCGTTGCCGCCAGTTCCTGTCGCGCTCGCACTGA
- a CDS encoding ABC transporter permease, which produces MIEILQEYWKAYLWTDGYRITGVAMTLWLLVASIVLGFVLAIPLSLARASANPYIRVPVWLYTYVFRGTPLYVQLLILYTGFYSFSFVRSVPLLDSFFREGINCAILAFALCTCAYTTEIFAGAIRAVPHGEIEAARAYGMSAFTVYRRIVLPSALRRALPAYSNEVILVLHATSIAFTATVPDILKVARDVNSATYASFEAFGIAAVLYASIAFALVWLFRQLEGRLLAFAKPHTGLSGVGQTRV; this is translated from the coding sequence ATGATTGAGATCCTGCAGGAGTACTGGAAGGCCTATCTGTGGACCGATGGCTACCGGATTACCGGCGTCGCCATGACCTTGTGGCTCCTTGTTGCCTCCATCGTCCTTGGATTCGTTCTGGCGATACCGCTTTCGTTGGCACGAGCATCGGCCAATCCATACATCCGGGTTCCGGTCTGGCTCTACACCTATGTGTTTCGAGGCACGCCCCTCTATGTGCAATTGCTGATCCTCTACACCGGTTTCTACAGTTTCAGCTTCGTACGGTCGGTGCCTCTTCTCGACAGCTTTTTCCGTGAGGGGATCAACTGTGCGATCCTGGCATTTGCGCTTTGCACCTGTGCTTACACGACCGAGATCTTTGCCGGCGCCATCCGCGCCGTGCCTCATGGTGAGATAGAGGCGGCCCGGGCATATGGCATGTCGGCATTTACGGTTTACCGGCGGATCGTCCTTCCGTCAGCGCTCAGGCGCGCACTGCCAGCCTACAGCAACGAAGTGATTCTTGTCCTGCACGCGACTTCGATCGCGTTCACTGCGACCGTGCCTGATATTCTCAAGGTTGCGCGCGACGTGAATTCGGCGACCTATGCCTCATTCGAAGCCTTCGGTATCGCCGCCGTTCTCTATGCATCGATCGCATTCGCTCTCGTTTGGCTGTTTCGGCAGCTTGAAGGCAGGCTTTTGGCATTTGCGAAGCCTCACACGGGCCTGAGTGGCGTAGGGCAGACACGGGTGTGA
- a CDS encoding ABC transporter permease produces MALDGYGPLVLAGLLTTIELAVLSIAGAFFVGIVGASCKLSSRRSLRLAATVYTTVIRSVPDLVMMLLLFYSLQMWLNGVTDRLGLHQIDIDPFAAGAITLSFIYGAYFTETFRGAFQAVPRGQLEAAAAYGMTPWKTFCRILFPQMMRHALPGIGNNWQVMIKATALVSLIGLNDLIKVTQDAGKASSSFFFFSILSAAIFLGLATATNVVVFMLERYFSTGVRRVGA; encoded by the coding sequence ATGGCCCTCGACGGATATGGTCCCCTTGTATTGGCCGGATTGCTGACGACGATTGAGCTCGCCGTTCTGTCGATCGCAGGCGCATTCTTTGTTGGCATCGTTGGGGCAAGTTGCAAGCTGTCGTCCAGACGCTCGCTGCGCCTTGCAGCCACCGTTTATACGACGGTGATCCGCAGCGTACCCGATCTCGTCATGATGTTGCTTCTCTTCTACAGCCTCCAGATGTGGCTGAACGGAGTTACCGATCGCCTCGGTCTGCATCAGATTGATATCGATCCGTTTGCCGCCGGTGCGATCACACTCTCATTCATCTATGGTGCTTACTTCACGGAAACATTCCGAGGCGCATTCCAGGCCGTCCCGCGCGGACAACTCGAGGCGGCGGCGGCATATGGCATGACGCCGTGGAAAACGTTCTGCAGGATCTTGTTTCCGCAGATGATGCGCCATGCCCTTCCAGGCATCGGCAACAATTGGCAGGTCATGATCAAGGCGACCGCACTGGTTTCGCTCATCGGCCTCAACGACTTGATCAAGGTTACGCAGGACGCGGGCAAGGCGTCTTCCAGCTTCTTTTTCTTTAGCATTCTGAGCGCGGCCATCTTCCTTGGGCTCGCAACGGCGACAAATGTCGTCGTGTTCATGCTCGAGCGATATTTCTCAACCGGCGTCAGGAGGGTAGGCGCATGA
- a CDS encoding ABC transporter substrate-binding protein: MFKIIAASLILLSGSVAAHAADRTGQTIKLGIDPTYPPLEFKKPDGSLTGFGVEITEAICAELRAKCIWVESSWDGIIPSLQARKFDIIASSMTITEKRKEQIAFSDKYSNAPSRLVARRGSGLEPTPESLKGKRIGVQQGSSQETYAMAVWRPAGVEVVAYQTQDQIYSDLGSGRLDASLQASIQASDGFLKKPEGQEFEFAGQDMNDPMYFGIGSGFGLRKEDAELREDVNKAIAAIVADGTYKSINDKYFDFDAYGGQ; the protein is encoded by the coding sequence GTGTTCAAGATCATAGCAGCATCTCTCATACTGCTTTCCGGCTCCGTCGCGGCACATGCCGCGGATCGCACTGGACAGACGATTAAACTGGGCATCGATCCGACTTACCCGCCGCTCGAGTTCAAGAAGCCGGACGGCAGCCTGACCGGTTTCGGGGTCGAGATCACCGAGGCCATCTGCGCCGAACTACGCGCCAAATGTATCTGGGTGGAGAGCAGCTGGGACGGCATCATTCCTTCGCTGCAAGCACGAAAATTCGACATCATCGCGTCGTCGATGACGATCACGGAGAAGCGCAAGGAGCAGATCGCCTTCTCTGACAAATACTCGAACGCGCCGTCGCGCCTGGTCGCAAGACGGGGTTCGGGTCTGGAACCGACGCCGGAATCGTTGAAAGGCAAGCGGATTGGCGTCCAGCAGGGGTCCTCGCAGGAGACCTACGCTATGGCCGTATGGCGGCCCGCCGGTGTGGAAGTTGTCGCTTACCAGACGCAGGACCAGATCTATTCCGATCTCGGATCGGGACGTCTCGATGCATCTTTGCAGGCATCAATCCAGGCAAGTGACGGCTTCTTGAAGAAGCCTGAAGGGCAGGAATTCGAGTTTGCCGGTCAGGATATGAACGACCCGATGTACTTCGGCATCGGCTCGGGTTTTGGGCTCCGCAAGGAAGACGCGGAACTGCGCGAGGACGTCAACAAGGCGATCGCGGCCATCGTCGCTGACGGCACCTACAAGTCGATCAATGACAAGTACTTCGACTTCGACGCCTACGGCGGACAATAA